The following is a genomic window from Synechococcus sp. UW69.
TGTGTCCCACTCCAAGCTCGCCTGCACCCACCTCAATGCCTCCTTCAGCACCTTCCTCAAGGCGATCCTTCCCTTTACTGCGCACATGCACCTGGCCGATGCGAAAGGCGTCGATGGTGAAGGCTTACAGATCCACGATGGTGAAATCGACTGGGTCCAGTTGTTTGCCCTGATGGACCAGTTCGCCCCCAAGGCAAGCTTCATTCCCGAAATCTGGCAGGGCCACAAAAACAACGGCGAAGGCGCCTGGCTTGCCCTCGAACGTCTGGAAGGCTGTATTGAGCCCAGCCCGCAACGGCAGGTCGCGTGATTCAGCTCAAACCGAGCCGGATTGTTCTGCATTGCGGGCTGCACAAAACCGGCAGCACTTACATCCAGCGGAACCTTCAAACCAACCGCGAGCTGCTACTGGAGCATGGGGTGCTGTATCTCGGACCCAAGACCTTCAAAAAGCGTTGCTCCGAGTTATGGCGTCACCTGCAATGGGGCCGTTGGGATCGCAAAACGTCCACAAGCCTGACGTCACAGACCAGAACCACTCTGCTTGAGCTGGCAGGGGACCATCCGGAATCGATCCACACCATTGTTCTGTCTTTCGAGGCCATTTTTGGCACATTGCGCAGCGGCCTTGCGGAGCCCCCACGCAGAAAACCTCGCAATAAGGAACACAGGACGGGCTTGTATCGCTATGCCAAGTCGCGCACCAAACGCTTGATGATCGGGTTGGAAGACAGTCTTGAAGAACGTTCGATCGCGTGGACCATCCTGTTTGCCAGCAGAAGCCATGAAGCGTTTATCCGCTCATGCCATACCCAGCTGCTCAAGGAAGGGCGACACACTCCCGAAACAAGCCACTTCGACACGTTCCGACGAACAGCCGATTTCTCTTACACCGACCCCAACCACCTGGGGCAGACCCTCTCAAAGCTGAGTGGGAAACGCGACCTTAGTTTCGTGAGCATCAACTATGAACAAGCCAGCGATCCTCATGAGCCCAGGACCTTTTTGTGGAATGTGCTGAAGCTGGCCCTGCCCGAGCAAGCCGACCGGCTCAGACAGCAGCTGGAAGCGAACACGGACAACGTCAACCTGAACAAAACCACCAATCCAGGGCTGAACGAACGAGGGGTTGAACTGGCGATCCAGGCGCGACCACTGTTCAGCCGCAGCGAATGGAAGCTATTTCGCAAATTCCTCGAAAAAAATTTCGCCAAAGTCCGTTAATCCATGGCACAACCGCATCACTTCATCCGGATGAAACGCCACAACCTTCTCTATGGGCGGGTTCCAAAGGCGGCAAATTCCTCGATCAAAGCGGCACTATGCCGCTTGCTCAGCGAAAGGCCTCCCAAAGGCACCAAAACGACCTCTGACAAGTTCTGGCAGCACGAAACCAATCAGGAAACGGAGCTGATCACCCTGCGCCGTGCGCGCAAGTACCGGCGCAGCCATTTCAGCTTCAGCTTCGTGCGCAACCCGTTCGACCGACTGATCGCGGCTTACAACAACAAAGTGATCGAAATCGAGGAGCCACCTCTGCCGATGCAGAACATGGGAATCACCCATGGCATGTCGTTTGACGCTTTTCTCGATGTCTTAATCGAGACACCGTTCAAGCACTATGACGTTCACGTTTTGCCCCAGAACCAATTGCTTTGCATCGGCAATCAGATCGTGCCGAAGTTTGTGGGACGCGTTGAACAGATCAACGAACACTGGTCTGAACTGCGCGACATCCTGGCCCGGAATGGGATCGACGTGATGGAATCTTTACCTCAGAAAAATGTGCGACGGAGTGATCGCGGGGGCCTGCAGAGTTACTTCAACAGCGATGCTCTAATCGAAAAAACAATGCAAATTTATGGGGATGATGTGCGTCTTTTTTACAATGATGTGTCTGTGGATCAATTGATCAAAAATTCCCCCCTGCCGACGATCAATCCCTTGCGCAGTACGGGATTGAAGCTGTCGAACTGGCTCCGGACCCATGGCTTCGGGCGCTGATCGGAGAGGTTGGCTGGAGTCCTGGCTTTGCAGGCATCAGATCAATCGCAGCCTGCAGGGACGGCACGACCACATAGCGGCGGTCTACCGCTCTCAATTGCCCTCGTTCATCATTATTGGAGCGGCCAAATCGGCCACAACAAGTCTGGCCACGGCGCTGCGACGCCATCCCCAGATTCAGATCAGCAAGTCGATGGAGCCGAAATTCTTCGGCCGGCACTATCTGCGGGGCTGGGAATGGTATGCGAATCAATTTGCGGCGGATCCGAGGCGGCCCCTACGGGGTGAAGCCAGCACGATGTACACCTCGTCCTATGGCTCCTACGCCAGAACGCCGGAGCTGATCCACCACCACCTCGGCCCCATTCCGCTGATCTACCTGGTGCGCCATCCCCTGCGACGGATTGAATCCCACTGGCGGCACTGGCGCGGACGCATCAAGGACTGCCCGTCATTTGATCAACTCCTCCGCTCGCCTCGCCTCAGGCAACGCGTTGTGGAGGCCTCGCTCTATCACCAGCAATGGCAGCGCTACCGACGCTGGTTTCCGCAGCAGTCGATGCTGAGCATCACCACCGAAGAACTCAGCGCTCACCCGCAAACCAGCCTGCGACGCATCCTGAGCTTCATTAGGGCAACCCCGGATTGCTCTAGTCTGCTGGAAAAAGGCGAACTGCCATTGATGAATCCGGCGGGATCCAAAGGGCGACGCGAGGTTGCGGCCCCCCGCTGGAACGACGAGCTCAAACAGCAGACGATTGCCTTAATTCGCCCCGACAGCGAAAAGTTCCTAGCCAGCACAGACCGGCCCAGCACCACATGGGAGTGGGACTAAATCAATCCACTGAATCAATCCTCAGATCAACAGAGCTGATCCAGCCACTGGCCCAGCGGCTGCTGAGGCTGGGCAGGCGAGCTGGTGATTTCGAGGATGCGACCACAGGCACGCGGCTGCTCCAGAACATCTAGGCACACCTGGGCTACGAGGCGCCGAGAAATGCTGTTGCTCTGCTGCTGATCCGCCTCCGTCACCAGCACGCCCTCCGTGGTGCTGCGGCTGTCGTCTTCGCTGAGGCCTCCAGGCCGGATCACGGTCCAATCCAAACCGCTCCGCTCGAGGCAGCGCTCACCAACCCGCTTCCAAATCAGGATCAAGCCAAACAGGTTGAGGGGATGCAGCCAACGGCCGGCACAGAGGGAACTGACCAGCACAACACGCTGCAAACCTAAGGAGCTGCAGGCCTGCAGCTGGGCCTGCACCCCCCAGGCATCCACCTGCAAGGGGCCCGCCAGGTTGATCGAAGGGCGAGCACCGGTGGCGATCACCAACTCCGTACAGCCCTGCAGCGCATGGAGCAGCGCTTCCGCCGTGTCCAGCTCCAGCCGACGCACATCAAGGCGCCCCTCCTGCTCGGCTTGGGCAAGGGCAGGGGGCAGCACGGAAGCGGGCCGAACGATGGCTCTGACCGATCGCCCCCGGTTGAGTGCCTCGTCGACAACCCGCCATCCGGTTTTGCCAGAGGCGCCTGACACCGCCAGTTGAGTCATCCCATCAAAACTCGTCTCCGCACCAGTCAACAGACCAGCGTCAAGACCAGACCGGTCAGAATCAGCTCGAAAGCCCTAGCCGCATGAGTACGGACCAACTCCG
Proteins encoded in this region:
- a CDS encoding sulfotransferase family protein, giving the protein MAQPHHFIRMKRHNLLYGRVPKAANSSIKAALCRLLSERPPKGTKTTSDKFWQHETNQETELITLRRARKYRRSHFSFSFVRNPFDRLIAAYNNKVIEIEEPPLPMQNMGITHGMSFDAFLDVLIETPFKHYDVHVLPQNQLLCIGNQIVPKFVGRVEQINEHWSELRDILARNGIDVMESLPQKNVRRSDRGGLQSYFNSDALIEKTMQIYGDDVRLFYNDVSVDQLIKNSPLPTINPLRSTGLKLSNWLRTHGFGR
- a CDS encoding sulfotransferase domain-containing protein — encoded protein: MASGADRRGWLESWLCRHQINRSLQGRHDHIAAVYRSQLPSFIIIGAAKSATTSLATALRRHPQIQISKSMEPKFFGRHYLRGWEWYANQFAADPRRPLRGEASTMYTSSYGSYARTPELIHHHLGPIPLIYLVRHPLRRIESHWRHWRGRIKDCPSFDQLLRSPRLRQRVVEASLYHQQWQRYRRWFPQQSMLSITTEELSAHPQTSLRRILSFIRATPDCSSLLEKGELPLMNPAGSKGRREVAAPRWNDELKQQTIALIRPDSEKFLASTDRPSTTWEWD
- a CDS encoding SDR family oxidoreductase is translated as MTQLAVSGASGKTGWRVVDEALNRGRSVRAIVRPASVLPPALAQAEQEGRLDVRRLELDTAEALLHALQGCTELVIATGARPSINLAGPLQVDAWGVQAQLQACSSLGLQRVVLVSSLCAGRWLHPLNLFGLILIWKRVGERCLERSGLDWTVIRPGGLSEDDSRSTTEGVLVTEADQQQSNSISRRLVAQVCLDVLEQPRACGRILEITSSPAQPQQPLGQWLDQLC